The window GTCTAAAAGgtgggaaataaaaaatatagcaaaagaatttattttattataaaaatggcCATATTTGTTTACATAGTGATGCCAAACAGGGGAACAAATGAAAGAATTTAACTACAGTAGCTACAACAATAAAACTAATACTGGTAGTGGTATGACATTCTGATCATAGAAAATATAAGGAATGCGTTGCAATGTTTTTCTCTCAAGAGATGTTGCATTCTGGAGGAAGACCCTGTGGGAAGCGCTTAGTGTCTGTGCAATAATTGTAAATCATGTAGTTCTTCTGCACCCACTTCAACCTCTGATGGCCTGTAGCGTCCAATTCCTGTGAAAGCCATGAACCACTGCCACTGGTGGGTGTAGAAGAAGTTTTAGCGCAAGAAGATGCTCCAGAAGACCATATGCAAGCCTCAGCATTGAAGTTTCTGTAGGAAGCTGTGAACGGAGCTTGTGTCCAATCTGTCTTCACAAGTCCACCTCTTGTTGCCCAGTCATCAGCATTCCACAAACTAGAATATATCCTCATTGGCTGATTCTTTGGGAAGGGAACCCCAATAGCCTCCGAGTTCTTGAACTCTCTAATGGGAGTGCCATCAACTGAGAATCTGAATTGAAGAGAGTATGAGAAACTATGTTAAGGATCATAGGATAGAAtagagaaaaaaggaaacagAGTGGAAAAATTTGTAGATAAGGACTTACATAATCCTCTGGGGGTTCCACATGATGGAGTAAGTGTGGAAATCAGCAGTTGGGTCAAACCATAGATAGAATTGTTGTTCCCTGTCCCCCTTGCCTTGGCTGAAAACGTTTGTGTGAAGGATGTATGGATCACCACTCAGATTTCCAAGAAATTCATAGTCTATTTCATCCCAAGTTGATCCTTTTGAAGATAACTGCAAATGCAAATGCAAACAAAAGGCATGTTTTCTATTATTAACTTTGAATGACAGTGTTTATAATaaagggataaaaaaaagtaaacccCATTAATGggttattagtatttttattattctacaataatataatagtaataaagTTAAAGGAAGAACTTACATAATAGGCAGTGACGGTGCCAGCAGAGTTTCCAGGGACAAGCTTGAGCTGCATGTCAATCTTCCCAAAGAGatactcattctttgattgaaaaCCTGAGCCAGATGCTTTGTCCAATGAAAGAGTGAGTAACTCTCCATGGTTTAGTATCTTGGAGCGGCCATCTCCCCATGTGATGTCAAAGTCTTTGTTTAAGTCCCCAGCAAAGGCAACCATCACTAGAAGGGGAAGTAGAAGCATGTAAGAGACAGTTGAAGCCATCTCCAGAAAGCTGTATTAGTAGTGTGACCAGTGAGTGAAATATCTTTAGCAATTGGTAGTGATTAGTGAATGGATAATGTCATGTGTAGGAAGCAGGGTTGATGAtggtatttataatatatagtaaCATTTCCATAAGTCGGTTGGTAAGGAGAGGATAATTGTGAGGTGAGGAAGGGCATGCGAAATTGGCAAGCTAAGCTGGACACAGTTGCCTAGTTTTTGTCAATAAGACAGTGTCCAGATGCTACTCGCTATTATCTTGTTAGAAAGGACGCGGTTGCTCTCTCTTTTTCAAAGACATGCTTAAGATTCAGGATGTcttttcataacttttaaaattatgaggtgGCTCAATTTCGATTtcgattaaatttttatatatttgaattgttttcaaaatcaattatggtacaaaatatatgatagagctgaaataaataaaaataatttttattttttttatcaaaattaatcaattatgtaaaattaatttattgtacaGTGCACGGTGCAATTGTTTGTTTGAGTTTGAGTTTGAGTTTGAGAACCTACCAGCACAAATTCTATCTACTTTGGTAGACACCAGCAAGTGACAACCAAGCCACACACTTTTCCAGCTAAAACTTTAATATAACAACCATCACGTACGCAATCTAATGTTTCATCCTTACCTCAAAAAATATCTAATGCAGATCTTGTCTTTGTTTAGTTGACATATATCagtaacatgttttttttaattgttaaataaaatctgtattttttaaataaaaaaatgaaactcgcatctttttataaattctaagtttactttttttataaagaccaatattaattgataattattaatttctttcagCGGAAAGGATTCATACCACAAATTCCCCATTCCTTTCTTCTGCCGTACagtttattcaataaaaatatactcaACAAAAATTCACATTTCTTAAtaccacttttttttatttattattttgccttgcaattgattagaaaaaaaaaatatccccAGAGTTTTTAGTTTAGCTTTTTTTCACTTTCTGTTTCAAAATAGTAATAGATTTTATGCCAGAAGTGGTTTATCACCTAgaaattagataattttatttttatttcttataatttttatttaacgtctaatttattaaaatacatatttttagttcttattgagataaattacataaactaaTAACGTGATAAAGAAATCATTCAAAGCTGATATAAATTGATTATATGACATAATTGATTAgtagaataaattaatttcaacaacTAAAAATATGTATTCTAGTGAAATTAtggatcaaattattttttagttacaaattttatttttatttttgtctatcatattaattactcattttatctcacacttttctcatcctaattttatattttcaaataaaattatattaattatttatataaatttaaattaaaccttTGTTTAGTATGTGACTGCTTTAGAAAATCGCATGAAAATGTCCTGATAGCGATGTCCCCTCAATGTAATTAACTTTTGGATTTTGCTAGTTCTAAAGGTATTAGTTAATGAATTATATGAGGAGTATATTTTTAcggattttaataaaaatatttttattattacatcCTTAATTGGTGTTCTTGAGGCACTGATAAAACATTATCTCACTCATTTTTTATAGTACATGCAAAAAACATTAGGCTTCAACTATTTttgctcaaaaaataaaaataaaaataggtagTTTGTAAAACGGTTAAGAAATTTTAGTTTAGGCCCATTTACAAGtacaaaaatcatgaaaaaattTGACATCCAAATAACAGAACCGTTATTTTACATGCGATATATTTTACATCGTAAAAGAGCACAAACTGTGaacaggaattaaaaaaaaataaaataaaagaatggtAAATGAAATTATAATGTAACACTTGTGCTAGTGGAAGATGAAGTCCTCTACGAATGTGTGCATTCGAGTGGAAGGCCTTGAGCAAATCTGTTTTTGTCGGAGCAATAATTGTAAATCATGTAATTCTTCTGCACCCAGCTCAGCCTTTGCTGAGCAGTGGAATCCAGCTCTTGTGATAGCCATGCATTAGAGGATGGTGAATTTGATTTGCATGTGGATTTTCCTCTGTTCCAAACACAAGCGTTAGCGTTGAAGTTTCTGTAGGATGCAGTGAAAGGAGCTTTGGACCAATCGGTTTTGATGCGTCCACCCCTTGTGGCCCAATCATCAGCGTTCCATAGGCTTGAGTATATCCTCATCGGTTGCCTCTTCGGAAAAGGAACTCCAATTGATTCTAAATTCTTGAATTCTCTTATAGGGGTGCCATCCACAGAAAAACTGCAACGcacaattataataataaaaattatcaactaATGTGCTACAAAGAAACATGTGATGATGATCTATTTATTCAGCAGTAATTTGCAATTATATATATGGATTGGGTGCTTAGTGCTTACACAATGCGTTGGGGATTCCAAAGAATTGAATAAGTGTGGAAATCTGCAGTTGGGTCAAACCAGAGATAGAATTGCTGCTCTCTGTTGCCCTTGCCCTGGCTGAACACATTAGTATGCAGAATGTAAGGGTCACCACTGAGATTCCCCAAGAACTCGAAGTCAATCTCATCCCATGTTGATCCCTTTGAAGATAgctattaaaagagaaaaagaaaacaattatattatattatattatattatatatctctGTCATTGTCAACCACAGAATT of the Glycine max cultivar Williams 82 chromosome 13, Glycine_max_v4.0, whole genome shotgun sequence genome contains:
- the LOC100787440 gene encoding xyloglucan endotransglucosylase/hydrolase protein 22 is translated as MASTVSYMLLLPLLVMVAFAGDLNKDFDITWGDGRSKILNHGELLTLSLDKASGSGFQSKNEYLFGKIDMQLKLVPGNSAGTVTAYYLSSKGSTWDEIDYEFLGNLSGDPYILHTNVFSQGKGDREQQFYLWFDPTADFHTYSIMWNPQRIIFSVDGTPIREFKNSEAIGVPFPKNQPMRIYSSLWNADDWATRGGLVKTDWTQAPFTASYRNFNAEACIWSSGASSCAKTSSTPTSGSGSWLSQELDATGHQRLKWVQKNYMIYNYCTDTKRFPQGLPPECNIS
- the LOC100785313 gene encoding probable xyloglucan endotransglucosylase/hydrolase protein 23-like precursor, with the protein product MASSFSPSLSSLVPLLVSLFIVVCAAGNFNQDFQITWGDGRAKILNNANLLTLSLDKASGSGFQSKNEYLFGKIDMQLKLVPGNSAGTVTAYYLSSKGSTWDEIDFEFLGNLSGDPYILHTNVFSQGKGNREQQFYLWFDPTADFHTYSILWNPQRIVFSVDGTPIREFKNLESIGVPFPKRQPMRIYSSLWNADDWATRGGRIKTDWSKAPFTASYRNFNANACVWNRGKSTCKSNSPSSNAWLSQELDSTAQQRLSWVQKNYMIYNYCSDKNRFAQGLPLECTHS